TGCAGCAATGCCTTTTGGATTACCTTTCCCAAACGACGCTTTTTCTTTCTCTTTTGAGAAACGCTTGGATTCATTATATGAGACAAACGCTGCTATATCTGCCCCTGCGCCAGGAATACTACCAATAAAAGTACCGATAAAGGACGAACGAATCATCGTGATCCATAAACGTTTAATCTCCTGCCATTTCGGAAGTACATAGCTTGTGACCACTTTTTTTATTTTGGTTTGATGTTGACTCATCAGATCTGCCATAGTAGAAAGGGCTTCAGATACCGCGAATAAGCCGATCATGACCGGTATAAAAGATACGCCATTCAATAGTGACAGCTGATCATACGTGAAACGTGGATAACTTGTCATGGGGTCCATACCTACCGTCGCAATAAAGAGCCCGACGACACCTGCTATGAGTCCTTTCAACACAGATTTTCCGGAGATGCTCGCTATGATACTGAGACCAAACAAAGCTAAGGCAAATGACTCAGGGGCACTAAATTTCAGGGCGACATCTGCTAATTGAGGAGATATAAGCATTAACATTAAAACACTCACTAACCCTCCTACGCCTGATGCAATAGCAGCTATGCCTAGTGCTTTACCCGCTTGTCCTTGTTGAGTAAGGGGATAGGCATCCATGGCTGTCGCCGCAGATGCTGGTGTGCCCGGTGTATTCAGCAGTGTTGCCGAAATAGAACCACCATAAATGGAACCAAAATACACACCAATCAAGAGCAAAATACCGTTAACCGAGGACATTCCAAAAGTAATAGGTAAAAATAAGGCCACCCCCATCGTGGCCGTTAATCCTGGTAAAGAACCAATGATAATTCCGGCAGCTATGCCTGCAATAATTAATATAAGAACTTGAGGATCAACAGCGTTGGCAAAGCCTGCTAATATGAAGTCCATCTTATCCCCTCCTTAGAACAGCCATCCATGTGGAATCGGCACCCCTAACAAGTATTCAAATACAAATATAATCGTAATAGATATAAGAGAAGAGGTAAGTAAGATCATCGTCCATTTTTTGACTTGCAAAAGCCACATCATGACTGTGAAAAATAGAAAGGTCATCACACCGAAGCCCACCCATTGAATGCTAACCACATAGATGATTACGATGATCATGCCCATACCAATCTTGAGTATAGCCGTTTTTTCCATGGTGTTGTTATCTTGTCTATCGTCACGCTTTAAGATTAAGATCGTTGCAAGCAGAGCGATGATGATGGCCACGATTCTAGGAAAGAAAGCAGGCCCTGGCCCTACTTGTGAAGGTGTAGGGAACGTGTTTGCAGTCAACCAAATATACGTTGACAACGCTATCAATATTAAACCTATGATCCGATTGGCTGAGAACATAGAGCACCTCCTAAAAAAGGCTAGCTATAACTAGCCTTTTTTTGTGAAAAACCTTTATTCTTCGTTTAGTTCAAGTGAAGGGATTAATTCACTAAATAA
Above is a window of Caldalkalibacillus salinus DNA encoding:
- a CDS encoding tripartite tricarboxylate transporter permease yields the protein MDFILAGFANAVDPQVLILIIAGIAAGIIIGSLPGLTATMGVALFLPITFGMSSVNGILLLIGVYFGSIYGGSISATLLNTPGTPASAATAMDAYPLTQQGQAGKALGIAAIASGVGGLVSVLMLMLISPQLADVALKFSAPESFALALFGLSIIASISGKSVLKGLIAGVVGLFIATVGMDPMTSYPRFTYDQLSLLNGVSFIPVMIGLFAVSEALSTMADLMSQHQTKIKKVVTSYVLPKWQEIKRLWITMIRSSFIGTFIGSIPGAGADIAAFVSYNESKRFSKEKEKASFGKGNPKGIAAAEAANNGVTGGSMIPLLTLGIPGDAVAAVLLGALVIQGLQPGPQLFTNNGELVYTLFAGMFIANLCMVIFALLGIRYFTKILRVPKTVMVPLILVLSVVGAYAINNNFFDVYVMLFAGIIGFFMKKYGFPASPLVLALILGPMLESEMRRALVMSEGSYEIFVTRPISATLIAFAVLSIIVPFLLKAYKSLKGVQNTHDG
- a CDS encoding tripartite tricarboxylate transporter TctB family protein, translating into MFSANRIIGLILIALSTYIWLTANTFPTPSQVGPGPAFFPRIVAIIIALLATILILKRDDRQDNNTMEKTAILKIGMGMIIVIIYVVSIQWVGFGVMTFLFFTVMMWLLQVKKWTMILLTSSLISITIIFVFEYLLGVPIPHGWLF